Part of the Anopheles gambiae chromosome 3, idAnoGambNW_F1_1, whole genome shotgun sequence genome is shown below.
CAGCAGTatttcgattttattttaagtttTGTCATATTCAATTGCACGAGTTTGACTACGCCCGatagaaagcaaaagaaatatCGTcctgaaagaaagaaaagaacaatATTAGTATGGTATGTTTAGTGCTAAAACGGTATACTTAGCGattgaaatacattttcaaCTCCCAGTTGCATTTCGGTATCAGGTGGACAACAAACGAATTCTCTGGTctggcaataaaatattggTAAATTGGTTTCTATACGATGTCGCAATTTGGAACAACTCGTTGGGCTAATGCATGTACCATTCGTACCATCTGGATACCAGCAATTGTCGGATGGTTTTAAGAACGGAGCGACGAACGTAATTGactcttttgctttttctatAACCGATCGTATCCAGGTATAGTGTGAATTTACATAAAGTACTATTATTGGTTCTCCGAAGCCACAGTTTTCTCCATTCATATATAACCCTAATAAGTATTTTGATGCATTCCAATATTCCACAGGTGATCCTAGAACTAACGCGCAGCTCCCTGGAACGATGGAATTCTCGTTTCGAAGACATAAATGCTCTAGTTGCAATCCTTTTGAAAGTCGGGCACGTTGCTCCTCAGTCGGATTAAACTGAATATTTAAAAGTACTGTCAGTCCTCTGATAAGTAAGTACTCAACATctgcaaaaacataaaattaatttgatgGCTTTTTGTGTTataattgagaaaaaaatttGTTGACCTTTAGTTTCATTATCGGTGATATTTGTACCAGCGTACAATATGACCTCTCCGTCATTtttgaaaacattcaaaattttTGCCGGAATAAAAGATGCTTCGGACACAAGCTTTAAGACTGCGATATTATTGTACAGGGAATTCGCCGTGTAGTTTGGATGTATAATGATATCCCGAATGGTAATGGACGATCGATCGACAAAAACCACTCTGGAATAATAAGACCTGTACAAACATGATCGAAATGGCATTATTACTTGAAGGTATTGTAGATGAAAATCCAACTTTATTGTTACTCACATTAAATTGCTTGCACATTGTGCCAATGTGACCACAATATCCTTTTCTAGCAAAATTCCAGCGCATTTCTTTGGTTGATGTCCATCCGGACTGGGTTGAATGGATACTGCATAACGAATGGATTTGTTAGGCACATTTAGTTCCGTGCTATTAATTTGACGACGATTTTGTAAATGACGTTTGGCACACATCAATGGATCAAACGATATGTCTTCGCCTTCATCGCGCATGGTTTTGGTTATCCAGTCACCAAATTTAGATATTTGTAAGAATACATCAGGTTTATGGcttttatttactttaattGAATCAATTCCAATAATGTATGGAACAAAACGGTTAGCGTATATGAAATCCACGTGCAATAGTCCACCGTTCCATAACTAAAACGAAAATAGCAAAATCATGGTAGAATGCAGAAACATCATGTGACATGTTTTGAATCAAATCACAGACAGTGTTGACAGGCGACACACATGCTTGTTTTGACGTAAAGTGTATAGAAAAGGGCCACTAAAAAGGTGGTAAATTTAGTCATGCTTACCCATGGCTGATTGGGTTCGTGAAAGATGCACAAATGATGGTCAGCAATGTTTGATACATTCAGGTTTGTTAGAAAAGGTTTGCAATTTGAAATATTCATCGCTGTCGCCGGGGTGCTCTTTGATAAATATGGAGTTGCTggcatgaaaaaaataaataaatccgttttgttgttaaaagcagacaattcatttttttaaattaaaagattACATACTTTGCCGAAGCTCGTATCCAGTCACAATTTCCTTAGAGAAACTAAATTTATCTTCCATCCATAGACACGCCGGTAAAACATTGATTAGTattctaaaataaaataaacattcacTAATCGTATCAGTTTTGTTCTCATTTGGTTAGAGCCTCATTTAGACTGTACTCAATAAATATCGAAATCGGCCGGCATGACCACTTAAGTCGTTGAGCCTAAAAAATAGAAACTCTTTGTTGTTTGAACTATTGGTATATCGCTCTttatctctctgtctctcaatttatctctttctctctcacattGGCCTGCTCACAATATCGCATGTTGTCGTGAAATGGTCTCGCTCGTACGGTGGCTTAAGTCTCACCAAATGAATTGACCATACGTCGTCAAAATTAATAAGTACATGTCTAAAGAAATAGTCAGCAGCtcgggtgtgccacaaggaTGCAATATTATCCCGCTCTTCATCTTATTCGTGAACGATGTTACCCTCGCTTTACCTCCCGACAGTGTCAGTCTGTTTGGAGACGATGCCACAATTTTCGCGCCTATACACTACACAGGTGACTGCATGTTTCTGTAAGACTGAGTTGATAGCTTCTCCTCGAGAAATGCTTCTGTGTGTCCTTTTGTGGAAGCAGGAGCCCAATTACTGGTACCTACTTCATAGATGGCACTGCAGTTAATAGACAAAATGCCAAGGACCTGGGCATTCTTCTAGACTCGAGTctgaatttaattaattaatcagCATTATgatgacgttgtagccagTGGTTATCCGGATaactaatgaattccgcaacccTATGTGTGTTAAGGCGGTCTACAACAGTAACGTTtgttcggttctggaatattcaTGTGTAGTATGGAACCCGACTACTGGTTCTTCGATTGCTCGACTTGAAgcgattcaacgtaagctcacgcGATAcgccctacgcctacttccctggcaggatcgcaataatcttcctccgtatgctgcgcggtgccaTCTTCTAGGCCTTGAGCCTCTCAtggttagaagacgcaatgtACAGTGCATTGTTATCTCTGGTctgctaaatggctctatcgaaTCATCGCCTTTGATGCATCGCCACGATATCTATGCACCTTTCCGACCACTTAGGTTTGGAGAGACTGTATGAGCCGTTCATCCTCGCTCTAGTGCTGGTCGGTCTTACtctatgttccgcatgtcggctgtaTTCAACACTGTTTCGAATTACTGTGATTTTAACCCATTGCTTCAAAGAATGTCTCCGGCTTCTGCCGTGGCCGCACTGAACTGTGATAAAAAGATTCTTGATGGCGGAAAGAACGTCCGAATCGGAAGTGTCCGATTTTGAATACCCACCACTGTAGTTCTTTCATTTTATAAAACCGAACGTGAACGGCAGTTGCCATCTCTATATTGCACACCTTCTTGGAGGGGTTTGAGTCCGGCAATTTCATTAAATGCCTCAGCCTTTGACTTTGGGTCGCCGTACAACTCGCCGAATAAGTTCGTGGTGCGTCCTTCGCCTCCATAGTTCATGCTCGTTCAAACTGTCAAGCATGGTCCGGAGGATGGTTGTTCAAAAACGCTGAGAGTGTGTTCATCCTCTCCGCGGATGTTTTAAGACTCGTGTTTATCGAGGACCACCGtgcgaatcaatgtgcgatatatctcacatttcggaCGGTCTCattctggatctcagcagaTATGTGAAATCTGCACTATTTCCCTGCACAATGTGTCTCAGAATTTCGCTGCTaatgtcgttgtccgaagtaaaGATCGTCCCAGGATAGCAGGACTGTTCTACCAACACGAGGTAATCGCCAACTACTAACCTGTTGCTTTCACAACTCGTGTTCGGCCCTCTCAGGCAAGCAGACATTTGGTTCTTTTCACATTGATTATGAGTACGATTTTCCGCGTTTCTTATGACACCTTCCAAGGCGATGCTAAAGAGCAGACAGGGAAGTTCGTCACATTGCCTCACACCGATGTGAGTTTCAAAAGATTCTTAGATCAAGTTCGATTCTCTCGCCTTTTTtcagaaatattttttttcggaatcgattccggctaggtCCGAAGTtagatagtaggtccggaattagctttcaattatttcaattatttttttatccgTTTTGGTGTGCAAAAAAGTCCTAAAATGTTTATGCAACAAATAAACacgaaacaaatcgatttgtttctcttgcaacaaaaatgttccCGCAACATGACTTTGAAAGTTCGTCCATACGATTTGGCAACAAATGTTCCCGCCTCATTTTCATAGATCCGTGCCTAGGCATTTGGGTCCATGATGATCCGTATGATCCGTGATGGTccgtattgatagccgcaaagaatcaaaatttgctTGTGaccgatccattctcatggatatTCCGGGACTGATTTTGTTTCTGAATTTTcacatttcaattcaagaactgattctcattctggAGCTAATTCtatttctggagtc
Proteins encoded:
- the LOC133393332 gene encoding vitamin K-dependent protein C-like isoform X2, producing MEDKFSFSKEIVTGYELRQTTPYLSKSTPATAMNISNCKPFLTNLNVSNIADHHLCIFHEPNQPWLWNGGLLHVDFIYANRFVPYIIGIDSIKVNKSHKPDVFLQISKFGDWITKTMRDEGEDISFDPLMCAKRHLQNRRQINSTELNVPNKSIRYAVSIQPSPDGHQPKKCAGILLEKDIVVTLAQCASNLMSYYSRVVFVDRSSITIRDIIIHPNYTANSLYNNIAVLKLVSEASFIPAKILNVFKNDGEVILYAGTNITDNETKDVEYLLIRGLTVLLNIQFNPTEEQRARLSKGLQLEHLCLRNENSIVPGSCALVLGSPVEYWNASKYLLGLYMNGENCGFGEPIIVLYVNSHYTWIRSVIEKAKESITFVAPFLKPSDNCWYPDGTNGTCISPTSCSKLRHRIETNLPIFYCQTREFVCCPPDTEMQLGVENDDISFAFYRA
- the LOC133393332 gene encoding uncharacterized protein LOC133393332 isoform X1; translation: MHKTGLNIAQNNTPIQQNVRQFSQSWFYLSLKMSAYISVVVSAFILVLTVYCTDTAWCTSLESESIYGLQENVIKRHKRQEVSWIDLFAPDRDLLIENPHVVYVWEEEKAVSLGALISLNYVITTANYKPFGGIVYVMVRGEKFKVVNEIIHPEYRSPANNEDVQNYNIALLKLQKNVKILINVLPACLWMEDKFSFSKEIVTGYELRQTTPYLSKSTPATAMNISNCKPFLTNLNVSNIADHHLCIFHEPNQPWLWNGGLLHVDFIYANRFVPYIIGIDSIKVNKSHKPDVFLQISKFGDWITKTMRDEGEDISFDPLMCAKRHLQNRRQINSTELNVPNKSIRYAVSIQPSPDGHQPKKCAGILLEKDIVVTLAQCASNLMSYYSRVVFVDRSSITIRDIIIHPNYTANSLYNNIAVLKLVSEASFIPAKILNVFKNDGEVILYAGTNITDNETKDVEYLLIRGLTVLLNIQFNPTEEQRARLSKGLQLEHLCLRNENSIVPGSCALVLGSPVEYWNASKYLLGLYMNGENCGFGEPIIVLYVNSHYTWIRSVIEKAKESITFVAPFLKPSDNCWYPDGTNGTCISPTSCSKLRHRIETNLPIFYCQTREFVCCPPDTEMQLGVENDDISFAFYRA